A part of Sebastes fasciatus isolate fSebFas1 chromosome 10, fSebFas1.pri, whole genome shotgun sequence genomic DNA contains:
- the LOC141774807 gene encoding protein Wnt-8a-like isoform X2, producing the protein MEPLDFLPVVVLFMCCHHAQFALAWTVNNFLMTGPKAFLTYAGSVQVGAQSGIHECKHQFAWERWNCPENTLQLSTHNGLRSATRETSFVHAISAAGVMYTLTKNCSMGDFDNCGCDDSRIGQTGGRGWIWGGCSDNVAFGEKISKQFVDALEGGQDSRAAVNLHNNEAGRLAIKATMRRACKCHGVSGSCNIQTCWMQLADFREVGNYLKMKHGHAKKLEMDKKPARAGNSADNRGAIAHAFRSIARTELVYLEDSSDYCVRNQSLGYHGTEGRECLKGNKNMSQWERKSCRRLCYGCGLRVVEKRIEVVSSCNCKFHWCCTVKCDRCTQVVTKYYCARKVGGRKPHNKTKRRQRARQH; encoded by the exons ATGGAACCTTTGGATTTCCTTCCAGTGGTGGTTCTATTCATGTGCTGTCATCATGCTCAGTTTGCATTAGCTTG gACGGTGAATAATTTCCTCATGACTGGACCGAAG GCTTTTCTGACCTATGCAGGTAGTGTGCAAGTGGGCGCTCAGAGTGGAATACACGAGTGTAAACACCAGTTCGCATGGGAGAGGTGGAACTGCCCGGAAAACACGCTCCAATTATCCACACACAACGGTCTTCGAAGTG CCACAAGGGAGACGTCTTTCGTGCACGCCATCAGTGCAGCCGGAGTGATGTACACGCTCACCAAGAACTGCAGTATGGGAGACTTTGACAACTGCGGCTGTGACGACTCCAGGATTGGACAGACAG GTGGCAGAGGATGGATTTGGGGAGGTTGCAGTGATAATGTGGCGTTTGGAGAGAAGATCTCCAAACAGTTTGTTGACGCGCTGGAAGGTGGACAGGACTCGCGCGCAGCAGTCAACCTGCATAACAACGAGGCAGGCAGACTG GCAATCAAAGCTACCATGAGGAGAGCCTGTAAGTGTCACGGAGTGTCAGGGAGCTGCAACATCCAAACGTGCTGGATGCAGCTGGCCGACTTCAGAGAGGTGGGCAACTACCTGAAGATGAAGCACGGACACGCAAAGAAGCTGGAGATGGACAAGAAGCCGGCGAGGGCAGGGAACAGCGCGGACAACCGAGGGGCCATAGCGCACGCTTTCCGGAGCATCGCTCGCACGGAGCTCGTTTACCTGGAAGACTCCTCGGATTACTGCGTGAGGAACCAGAGTCTGGGCTATCATGGCACCGAGGGACGGGAGTGCCTGAAGGGCAACAAGAACATGTCCCAGTGGGAGAGGAAGAGCTGCCGCAGGCTGTGCTACGGATGCGGCCTCAGAGTGGTGGAGAAGCGCATCGAGGTCGTCAGCAGCTGCAACTGCAAGTTCCACTGGTGCTGCACGGTGAAGTGCGACCGATGCACCCAAGTTGTTACTAAGTATTACTGCGCGCGTAAAGTCGGAGGGAGAAAACCGCATAATAAAACCAAGCGCAGGCAACGTGCGCGCCAGCACTGA
- the tmsb2 gene encoding thymosin beta, translating to MSDKPDMTEIARFDKTKLKKTETKEKNPLPTKETIEQERKGDATP from the exons ATGTCTGACAAGCCCGACATGACTGAGATTGCCCGTTTCGACAAGACAAAGCTGAAGAAGACAGAGACGAAAGAAAAAAACCCTCTGCCCACCAAAGAGA CCATCGAGCAAGAGAGGAAAGGCGATGCCACACCTTGA
- the LOC141774807 gene encoding protein Wnt-8a-like isoform X1, whose amino-acid sequence MTGPKAFLTYAGSVQVGAQSGIHECKHQFAWERWNCPENTLQLSTHNGLRSATRETSFVHAISAAGVMYTLTKNCSMGDFDNCGCDDSRIGQTGGRGWIWGGCSDNVAFGEKISKQFVDALEGGQDSRAAVNLHNNEAGRLAIKATMRRACKCHGVSGSCNIQTCWMQLADFREVGNYLKMKHGHAKKLEMDKKPARAGNSADNRGAIAHAFRSIARTELVYLEDSSDYCVRNQSLGYHGTEGRECLKGNKNMSQWERKSCRRLCYGCGLRVVEKRIEVVSSCNCKFHWCCTVKCDRCTQVVTKYYCARKVGGRKPHNKTKRRQRARQH is encoded by the exons ATGACTGGACCGAAG GCTTTTCTGACCTATGCAGGTAGTGTGCAAGTGGGCGCTCAGAGTGGAATACACGAGTGTAAACACCAGTTCGCATGGGAGAGGTGGAACTGCCCGGAAAACACGCTCCAATTATCCACACACAACGGTCTTCGAAGTG CCACAAGGGAGACGTCTTTCGTGCACGCCATCAGTGCAGCCGGAGTGATGTACACGCTCACCAAGAACTGCAGTATGGGAGACTTTGACAACTGCGGCTGTGACGACTCCAGGATTGGACAGACAG GTGGCAGAGGATGGATTTGGGGAGGTTGCAGTGATAATGTGGCGTTTGGAGAGAAGATCTCCAAACAGTTTGTTGACGCGCTGGAAGGTGGACAGGACTCGCGCGCAGCAGTCAACCTGCATAACAACGAGGCAGGCAGACTG GCAATCAAAGCTACCATGAGGAGAGCCTGTAAGTGTCACGGAGTGTCAGGGAGCTGCAACATCCAAACGTGCTGGATGCAGCTGGCCGACTTCAGAGAGGTGGGCAACTACCTGAAGATGAAGCACGGACACGCAAAGAAGCTGGAGATGGACAAGAAGCCGGCGAGGGCAGGGAACAGCGCGGACAACCGAGGGGCCATAGCGCACGCTTTCCGGAGCATCGCTCGCACGGAGCTCGTTTACCTGGAAGACTCCTCGGATTACTGCGTGAGGAACCAGAGTCTGGGCTATCATGGCACCGAGGGACGGGAGTGCCTGAAGGGCAACAAGAACATGTCCCAGTGGGAGAGGAAGAGCTGCCGCAGGCTGTGCTACGGATGCGGCCTCAGAGTGGTGGAGAAGCGCATCGAGGTCGTCAGCAGCTGCAACTGCAAGTTCCACTGGTGCTGCACGGTGAAGTGCGACCGATGCACCCAAGTTGTTACTAAGTATTACTGCGCGCGTAAAGTCGGAGGGAGAAAACCGCATAATAAAACCAAGCGCAGGCAACGTGCGCGCCAGCACTGA